From the Jilunia laotingensis genome, the window CAGTAAAAGTAAATAATGCTAATGTCAAAGAAACATACGATGGTGGAACAATATTGAATGTTGTCATAACTCCCAATGGAGATAAAGCCTCAAAATATGGTAATTATACAACTGTTATCACTCTTCCAAAGTATCAAGTAGAAAAAGGAGAGAATAATATTGTATCAATGCCATTGACTGCAATTTTACCATATATCGAAGGTCCTGCCCAAGAGTATGTTTATAAAAACTTCAATGCTAACTTTATTCTTATAAATGGTGCAGAAGTAACTTCCATCGAATTAAAGAAATCTGAAGGCACAACTCCTATTGTTCTTGACGGGAAATTTAAAGTAGAAGGTATAAATTATTTCTCATATACTGATGAGTTGAAAAAAGAAGATGCTAATAAGTATACCTATAAGATAGAAGTAAATTATAAAGATCAAAAGGGTGCATCACATACCAAAGAATATGATTGTAACGCTGATAATAACGTAGTTGCAGATCTATTAGATGGTTTTGTACCAGCAGATGATACTTGGAATGGCAGTCTTTATCAAATAGATTTTGGAAACAGTGGAGACGAAGCAAACATGGCACCGGGTGTTTATCCTTATTATAAGGATATAAATGTACCGGCAGATGTAAACGTTGTAATTAACAGATTATCTAAAAACGAAATAGCTGATCTTACCGTATTACGTATGTATAGAGGTACCCCTGACGGTATTAAATTTGCAAAAGATGGTAGTGCAGCCGATATCACAGTTTCTTTCAATGAATTCGGAACAGAAGACTTTGGAGAAGTTACGTTAGTCAATGCTAATTTAGACAAAGCTGATGGTAGTATTTCTGCTACTGATGGAGCATATGTTCTTACTATCCCGCATTTCTCTACATTCGGTGCAAAGATCGACTTTAGCTCAGAAGAATCTGGGACTCCCACTGAAAAGAAAGAAAAAACCGAACGTGAAATTGGAAAGAAAAATGATACTGATTATGCAGTGAATGCAACAATCAGATATTATTATAACACAGGCTCTAAATTTGATATTGATGAAGCAGTAAAAGATTTCACAAACGATAAGGCTAAAGAACGCGCAAAGGCATTGATCCTAAATGATCTGGCAAGCAAAAACATCGTAAATAATTGGGAAGAAAAAAAGACTGCTGAATTCATTTACACAGTAGCTCCTTATACTTGCTTAGAAAGTGCTACTATAGAGGCTCTTACTAAAGTCACAACTTATAAATATAAAATTGGCTCAAAAGAAGTAACACTTGACGTTACTACTGCAGTTAAGACAGAAGTTAAGGATGTTAAAACTTTCACATTCGGTCACGGACATGGACATAGCCATGATCATGGTCACGGTGATTTGAATGCCGGTGGTGGTATCATCGAAGCAGAATAATATTTATAGGAAATTGAGTCGAAAGTATTAATAAAATGATATGATGAAACGAATTCTAATATTATGCGTGTTCTTATGCTTCACGTTCACGCTTTCGGCTCAATTGACTTATGGAACCACAGGATTGCTTCATGCTCCCTCCGCTGAGATGCGTGAGGACAAGACGGTGATGCTTGGTGCAAACTTTTTAAACAAGGAGATAACTCCTCCTACATGGTATTACCATACGTATAATTACTACCTGAACGTGACCATATTGCCCTGGCTTGAAGTGGCATACACATGCACGCTGTTCAAGGCGGAGGCGCTGGGGCTCAAGCCCTACGGTTATTCGGGTTTTACGAATCAGGACCGGTATTTTTCAGTCCGGTTGCGCGCTTTGAAAGAAGGGCAGTTCTGGAAACACATGCCCGCGGTGGTGCTGGGCACTTCCGACCCGTTCACGTCCTCGGGTGGCGTGATAGCCTCGGAACAGGGGAACGGATATTACAACCGCTTCTACCTCGCTGCCACGAAACATGTGCGGGTCGGCCGGGAAACGATCGGTGTGAGCCTCTCCTACGTGTACAACAGGAGGAGGGAGTACAAGCTCAACGGGGTCGCCGCCGGGGTCACCTACAACCCGTCCTTCCACCCGCAGCTGCGGCTGATAGCCGAATACGATTCGAGGGACTTTGCGTTGGGAGCCACTTATCTGCTTTTCAATCATCTGCATGCACAGGTAGAATTGCAGAGAATGAAATATTTCACCGGGGGGCTTACCTTTCAGTTCCGGTTGAAGTAGGAAAGGCGAATATAGAAATAAAAGAGTTGAAATATTTAAAATAGAAAAACAATGAAAAGCAAATTAGTAATATTATCTTTATTGCTGGCGGGGACTGCTGCCTCGGCTTCTGCACAAGACAAGGAGAAGTTCTACAGTGAGAGCTGGAAGGACAACATCTTTATCAGCGTGGGGGCAGGCGTGCAGGGAACGACGAACCCGGACAGCAAGTTCGGAAAGAATCTGACGCCGCTCATCAACGTGTCGGTTGGTAAGTTCATCAACCCAATATGGGGGTTCAGGGGACAGGTGTACGGGTGGAAGTCGAAGATGACCACCGACTATCCTTTCGCCGCCATCAACGGCCCTGAGGTGAAAAGGGAGGAGAATTACGTCGGTGTGAACCTCGACGGAATGATGAACCTCACGAACCTGTTCTGCGGATACAAGCCGGGAAGGGTGTTCGAATTGAATTTCTTCGTGGGACCCTCAATGAACATTGTCAAAAACTATGGAGGATGGAGCTTGGGATACAAGACTGATGATGGTGTAAAAGTGGAAAATGGTGTAAAATACACTACAACCATCGACCCTTCAAGTACAAAACCAGCTAATCACGACCTCCGTTGTTTGGTTGGTGCAAGTCTCGGCTTAGGTGCTAAGTTCAATGTGAACGAGTATCTTGCCATCGACTTAGAAGCTCGCGGACAGGTGACTCCATCTATCCTGGGCGCATACAGCAGCGGAAAGACTGACGGTTATATCCACTTGACAGCCGGTGTCACTTACACATTCGGTGGTAAGAAGTTCGTATCGGGCGGAAAGGTAGATCAGAACGCCATCAACGATGAATTGAACAAGTACCGTGATGAATTGGCTCAGGCCCAGACCGACCTGGCAGACGCCAAGAACGCTCTGGCAAATGTTAAGCCTGTGACAAAGGAGGTTGTTAAGGAAATTGAAGTTGCCGGTCCTCGTGCTATCTTCTTCAAGATCGGAAGTGCCAAGATCGATGATTACGGCATGGTTAACATCCAACTGGCTGCCAAGATATTGAAAGCTAATCCGGATAAGAAGTACAAGGTAGCCGGATATTGCGACGAAGCAACCGGTAGTGCTAAATGGAACCAGAAACTTTCTGAAATGCGCGCTCAGGCTGTTTACGATGCCCTCGTAAAAGAAGGTGTGAACAAAGATCAGCTCGAACTCATCGGTTTCGGTGGTACTGCGAACATGTTCGGCAAGAACTTCCTGAACCGTGTAGTGATTCTGGAATAAAATAGGGATTTTACAGAGCAGAAAGCTCTGAAACTATGATTACAAGCTGTCTCAACATCCAATTGGGACAGCTTGTTTTTTATTCTCAGTATCCACTATAATGCCATCCAATGATAGAAAAATATGCGGCTTTGCTCCACGGCAGAAAAAGCTGCCTCATGACGGATATCGAGACAGCTTTAATGCTTTAATCGTAACTAAATAAAAGAACCCGGTCAAACTTCGCTCTTCATTACTTTGAGAGGACAATTTAACCGGGTTCTAAT encodes:
- a CDS encoding YjbH domain-containing protein, with the translated sequence MMKRILILCVFLCFTFTLSAQLTYGTTGLLHAPSAEMREDKTVMLGANFLNKEITPPTWYYHTYNYYLNVTILPWLEVAYTCTLFKAEALGLKPYGYSGFTNQDRYFSVRLRALKEGQFWKHMPAVVLGTSDPFTSSGGVIASEQGNGYYNRFYLAATKHVRVGRETIGVSLSYVYNRRREYKLNGVAAGVTYNPSFHPQLRLIAEYDSRDFALGATYLLFNHLHAQVELQRMKYFTGGLTFQFRLK
- a CDS encoding DUF3869 domain-containing protein; the protein is MKKKSFFSGFNAKMALAIVALSGALLTGCYKDDGLDVNGPAGEVILPNATYTITGSVVNPNGELIANGDATMTIGGASVELNGGSFTYQTETTGPVAIVVTPKNTKVYKGTVTTTVDIQEVAAGQAAVYNKTIVLPFADVVPTEFIDVEYKLETSVYGSDNLTNAWNNEDYTVKVNNANVKETYDGGTILNVVITPNGDKASKYGNYTTVITLPKYQVEKGENNIVSMPLTAILPYIEGPAQEYVYKNFNANFILINGAEVTSIELKKSEGTTPIVLDGKFKVEGINYFSYTDELKKEDANKYTYKIEVNYKDQKGASHTKEYDCNADNNVVADLLDGFVPADDTWNGSLYQIDFGNSGDEANMAPGVYPYYKDINVPADVNVVINRLSKNEIADLTVLRMYRGTPDGIKFAKDGSAADITVSFNEFGTEDFGEVTLVNANLDKADGSISATDGAYVLTIPHFSTFGAKIDFSSEESGTPTEKKEKTEREIGKKNDTDYAVNATIRYYYNTGSKFDIDEAVKDFTNDKAKERAKALILNDLASKNIVNNWEEKKTAEFIYTVAPYTCLESATIEALTKVTTYKYKIGSKEVTLDVTTAVKTEVKDVKTFTFGHGHGHSHDHGHGDLNAGGGIIEAE
- a CDS encoding OmpA family protein, with the translated sequence MKSKLVILSLLLAGTAASASAQDKEKFYSESWKDNIFISVGAGVQGTTNPDSKFGKNLTPLINVSVGKFINPIWGFRGQVYGWKSKMTTDYPFAAINGPEVKREENYVGVNLDGMMNLTNLFCGYKPGRVFELNFFVGPSMNIVKNYGGWSLGYKTDDGVKVENGVKYTTTIDPSSTKPANHDLRCLVGASLGLGAKFNVNEYLAIDLEARGQVTPSILGAYSSGKTDGYIHLTAGVTYTFGGKKFVSGGKVDQNAINDELNKYRDELAQAQTDLADAKNALANVKPVTKEVVKEIEVAGPRAIFFKIGSAKIDDYGMVNIQLAAKILKANPDKKYKVAGYCDEATGSAKWNQKLSEMRAQAVYDALVKEGVNKDQLELIGFGGTANMFGKNFLNRVVILE